A stretch of Pseudomonas sp. CCC3.1 DNA encodes these proteins:
- a CDS encoding aminotransferase class I/II-fold pyridoxal phosphate-dependent enzyme: MEFQSSRVRSVKSSPSMAVSVLAKKMLAQGEPVINLSLGEPDFNTPAHVIEAAHQAMLDGHNHYTAPNGYEVLRQAIVDKFSRENDLHYGLDEICVANGAKQLLYNAFLATLEPGDEVITPAPYWVSYTDMVLLNGGVPRVIPCGSEHGFKLDAARLEAAITPKTRWLMLNSPNNPCGAIYSREEFAALGAVLQKHPRVLVISDEIYEHIILGDKPFVPFVIACPELRERTLLINGVSKAYAMTGYRLGYAAGPKELIVAMNKTQSQTTTCPSAISQLAAAAALNGPQDFVRDANREYQARGALVVEGLAAIEGLELQMPEGAFYAFPKCAAFMGKRTPDGQVIETDTDLANYLLRVGKVATVPGSAFGLEPYIRLSFATSRQQLEQAVVQMRDALALLV; encoded by the coding sequence ATGGAATTTCAAAGTTCGCGGGTTCGCAGCGTAAAAAGCTCGCCGAGCATGGCGGTGTCGGTGTTGGCCAAAAAGATGCTGGCGCAAGGCGAGCCGGTCATCAACCTGAGCCTTGGCGAGCCAGACTTCAACACCCCGGCGCATGTCATCGAGGCGGCTCATCAAGCCATGCTGGACGGCCATAACCATTACACCGCGCCGAATGGCTACGAGGTGCTGCGCCAGGCCATCGTTGACAAGTTCTCGCGTGAAAACGACTTGCACTATGGTCTGGATGAAATCTGTGTGGCCAATGGCGCCAAGCAGCTGCTGTACAACGCCTTTCTGGCGACCCTGGAGCCGGGCGATGAAGTCATCACGCCTGCGCCGTATTGGGTCTCCTACACCGACATGGTGCTGCTCAACGGCGGTGTGCCACGGGTTATTCCTTGTGGTTCCGAGCATGGCTTCAAGCTCGATGCGGCCCGGCTTGAGGCGGCGATAACCCCGAAGACGCGCTGGTTGATGCTCAATTCCCCGAACAACCCGTGCGGGGCGATCTATAGCCGTGAGGAGTTTGCGGCGTTGGGCGCGGTGCTGCAAAAACACCCGCGCGTGCTGGTGATCTCCGATGAGATTTACGAACACATCATTCTTGGCGACAAGCCCTTTGTCCCGTTCGTCATCGCCTGCCCTGAGTTGCGTGAGCGCACGCTGCTGATCAATGGCGTGTCCAAAGCCTATGCCATGACGGGCTACCGTCTGGGCTACGCAGCAGGGCCAAAAGAGCTGATTGTGGCGATGAACAAAACCCAGTCGCAGACCACCACTTGCCCTTCAGCAATCTCGCAGTTGGCGGCGGCAGCTGCCCTGAATGGCCCGCAAGACTTTGTCCGCGACGCCAATCGTGAGTATCAGGCACGCGGCGCCTTGGTCGTCGAAGGGCTGGCGGCCATTGAGGGGCTAGAGTTGCAGATGCCGGAAGGGGCGTTCTATGCCTTCCCCAAATGCGCGGCCTTTATGGGCAAGCGCACCCCGGACGGGCAAGTGATCGAGACCGATACCGACTTGGCCAACTACTTGTTGCGTGTGGGCAAGGTCGCGACGGTGCCAGGGTCTGCGTTTGGCCTAGAACCCTATATTCGTCTGTCGTTCGCCACATCGCGTCAGCAACTTGAGCAAGCCGTGGTGCAGATGCGCGATGCACTGGCTTTGCTGGTGTAA